The genomic segment ACGTGGCCCTGAGCGATGGTGACGCCCGGCTCGGCGCGTGCGAAGTCGCGCAACACCTGCTCGAAAAGTGCGCGCCGGCAGCGCAATGCTGCGTACGGCGCCGGGAGGCCGTCGCCGCCGCGGAACACGACCCGTTCGGCGCCGGCCCCGTCGAGGGCGGTCAGCACCTCGGGCATCTCGGCCTGCAGAGCCTGACAGACCTGCGGCCGGAACCCGTGCGGGTGGTGGAACTGCATGACGCCGCGACGTTCCCAGCTGCCGTCGGGCGCCGGGCCCGCGTCGCGGTCGACGACCGTCACCCGATGGCCTCGGCGGGCCAGGGCGACCGCCATGAACAGGCCGGTCGGGCCGGCGCCGGCGACTGCCACATCCATGGCGCCGAGGGTAGGCCCGTCCACCGGCGGCAACGGCCCTCCGTCGGGAACTCGACCCCCGGCCACGTGGGCGACAGCGACCCTACGCCCCGAAACTCGGGCTCCGGCGGCGCGGGCCACAGCCGCCGTACGTCGGACCCTGGGCTCCGGCGGCGCGGGCAACAGCGGCCCTACGTCGGACCCCGGGCTCCGGCGGCGCGGGCAACAGCCGGCCCTACGTCGGAACTCGACCGCCGAGAACGCCGCCCTGGTGGGCCTATCTCACAAACTCGACCTCCGGGAACGCCGGCGAAGGCCCGTCGAGCAAGGGTTGCCGCCGGTCGCGCAGATGCTGGTCGAAGAAGGCGAGCGGGTATGCCTGCTGGATCCTGACGGCCCGGGCCGGGTCGAGCGTGCCGCACCAGTCGAGATAGTCCGCCTCGCTCATGCCGATCAGCGGTGCGATCTGCGGAACGAGCCATTGCTGATCGTTGTACGACCCGTGAGCGGCGCCAACTGCGTGCACGTTCAGTCGCCAGCCGCGCAACTTCTGCCAGAATTCTTCGACGCTGGGCTCGGTGTTGCGGGCGAAGTCCGCACTCAGGAGCAGGAACGGCCGGTCGAGCCCGTCCACCGGGGGTTGCGACTGCATCTCACCGTCGAAACCGATTCCCGCCCGTACGCGTGGGTCCGTGTTCATCACCAGCGCGGTCGAGGTGGCTCCCTTCGACCAGCCGAACATGCCCACGCGGCGCATGTCGAGAGCCGCTCCCCAGCCACGGCGGGCGGTCGCCCTCCGCTCGAGGTGATCGAGCAGCAGCCGTACGTCGTAGGCCGAGTCCCACGGCGTGAAGCTGTCTTCGCCCGGGACGAGGACCCGGCCGTCCGGCAGTTGGCTGTAGCTGTCGCCGGTGTGGTCCACGGTGGCCACGACGTATCCGTGGCTGACCAGTTCCTGCACGACGATGGTCGTCTCCGCGCGGCACGTGTCGTTGCCGTGCGAATACAGCACGATCGGCCGCCGTCCGCCGAGCACCGGGGCGCCCACGTGACCGGCGGTGCGGGGGGCCTCCGCGGCGTCGAGGCCCACCGATTCAAGCAGGGCGTGCCACGATGCGGCGGGCATCCACGGGGCGACCGGGTGGCGCCTGGCGTCGCGCGTGGACGGGTACCAGACACTGGCCATCAGCTCCCGCGATCGGCGCCGGTCGGCCAGATGCAGGTCGACGACGCCGATCGGGTGCGGGCCGGTCGGGCGGGGCAGGGTAAGGCGTACGGGAGCGGCAGTTGCCTTGGCCGCCCCGAGGGGCATCGCGACAGCGGACGTGAGCACGGCAGCAAGAAGCGAACGTCTTCTCATACCAATAGGTTTCCATGACAAACCTATTGGCGCTAGAGCTGGAACTGATGGCATCAACCGGGGATTCGCCGTCGCCGATCCCCTACGTAGGGTCACCGGCATGCGATTCACACGGGGAACCCTGCTGGCGGCTCTGGCCCTGGCGATCACCGCCACGGCCGCCTGCTCACCGCGCGACACTCCGACCACGGCAGCGCCCGGTGCATCCGCCACTACCGCGACGGCGAACACCGGCTTCGGCGGCAGCCCGCGCCCGACGACGACCGTCACCACCGAGGCCCCCAAGCCGGTCAAGTCCGAGGCGCCGCCCGCGACCAGGCCCGCGCCGACGGCCACGAAGACCCGGGAGCCGCAGCTCAAGGACTGGGCCGCGGCCGTCAAGCCGTGCCCGTACCGGGGTCAGAAGGTGGAGATCCTGGACGGCGGCCATGAGGACGTCACCAAGGACGGGATCATGGACACGATGGTGACGCGCAGTTGCGAGGCGTCCACCTCGTACTGGGCGAACACGATCGAGGTCTTCAAGAACACGACCGATCCCCGGGGCGCCGAGCGGATCGGGACGCTGCTTGAGGACGTGGCTGAAATGGATCAGCCGGTGGTCGAGCAGGTGCTCTACAACAAGGGCGTCATCGAGATCAAGGCGTACGGAACCAGCGCCAAGGGCGCCAAGGCGTGCCCCGATCTGATCCTGTTCTACCGCTACGAGTACATCGGCGGGAAGTTCAAGCGGACCTGGCGCGACCAGGGCTTCAAGGACGAGTGCAAGCTTCAGTAGGCCCATCGCTGCACGAGTGCCTCGTGCGCTTCCAGCCTTTCCTGTGTACGTACCGGGTCGGTGCCGGCGATCGCGTCGAGCAGGCTGATCGCCAGCACCACCACGGCCGCGTGCGAATCGAACACCAGCCCGGTGCCCACGGGCGCCACGAGCAGCACGTCCGCGTCCGGGGCGAACGGCACCAGCGCGCTGTCGGTGACGACCACGGTGGCCAGGCCGAGCCGGCGGGCCAGCCGCAGCGCCTCGACGGTGGCCGCCGGGTAGCGCGGCATCGCGAAGAACAGCACCGCCGAGGCGCCCTGGTCACGTAACTCGAGCAGGGTGTCGTCCAGGCAGCCGGCGTCGGTCGCCACCTGCACGCCGGGCAGGACACGGCGCGCGAAATAGCCGAAGTAGTCGGCCAGGGCCGCCGACGCGCGCAAACCGACAACTCCGAGCGGTGCGGTGGCGGCCAGCAGCCGCACGGCAGCGGCCATGCGATCAGCATCGAGCACTCGTTTCAGCGCGCCCAGGTTCGCCACTTCGAGGTCGACGGCGCTGTGCCGGTCGGGGATGTCGGCATTGCGCGAAAGGACAACTTCGCGCATGGCCGCGCGGAACTCGGGGTAGCCGGCGAAGCCCAGCGCGGTGGCCAGCCGGGTGACCGTCGGCTGCGACACCCCGGTCTGCTCGGCGATCTCAATCGTCGACAGGAACGCCACGTCGGGGAACATGCCGAGCATCCGCTGCACGATCTGGCGCTGGGTGGGCGAGAGCCGGTGCCGCTGCGCGAGGTCGAGCAACCAGTCCTCGGCACGGCCGGTATCCAGGCGTTTCTCCAGCGTCATAGGGCCGCCCATACGTGCGAGCTGAATACTTCCAAACACCAAGGTTATAGGGTGCATTACATGATTCACTCTCCCGCGGCGCTTTGGATCCGGTTTCTCAACGCCGCCGACATCGACACGCTGGCCATCACGGCGGCCGACGTGATCGCGGCGGTGGAGAACGTCGTCGCCGCTCACGGGCGCGGGGAGACGGTGTTCGAGCCGCGCACCCACCTGGTGCCCAACAACGGCGGCATCGGGCACTTCAACGTGCTTCGGGGGCATGTCGACACGCTCGGCGAGCAAGGGCTGAGCGGCGTCAAGGTGGTCGGCGACTTCGTGCCGAACTACCGGAAGGGGCTGCCGAGCGAGCTGGCGCTGATGAACGTGTACGACCCGACCACCGGCGTCCCGCTCTCGATCATGGATGCCACGTGGATCACCGAGGTGCGCACGGGGGCCATGACCGCGGTCGGCGCCAAGTATCTGGCCCGCGCGGATTCGCGCATCCTCGGCCATGTCGGTGCGCGCGGCACGGCGTTCGCGAACGTCACCATGCTCGACAGCCTGTTCCCGCTGACCGAGATCCGGGTGACGAGCAGGCGGCCCGAGTCGCGCGAGGCGTTCGCTGAGCAATTGCGCGCAGTCACGGACACTCCCGTGCGCGCGGTGGCCACCGCCGACGAGGCGTTCGACGGCGCCGACATCCTGGTCGAAGCCTCCCGCCTGGAGAAGCCGACCCCCCTTCTGCGTACGGCGGCGGTCCGGCCCGGCGCGTTCGTCGTCCCCTACGGCACCGTCAGCGCGGTGGAGCTCGACCTGCTCGACGTGATGGACAAGGTGGTCGTCGACGACTGGCGCGAGTCGCAGTCCGGCCGGTTCGGGGCGTTGCGCGCTCATGTCGACACGGGACGGCTGAGCGAACAGACGTTGTACGCGCAGATCGGCGCGATCGTGAGCGGTCAGAAGCCGGGCCGCGAGACCGACAGCGAGCGCATCCTGTTCTGGCACCGCGGCCTGTCGATCCTCGACGTGGCCCTGGCCCATCTGATCCTGACCCGCGCCGAGGCGGCCGACGCGGGCACGATGCTGCGCTACCGATGAGGCTCGTGCCCATCGCGCGGCCGCAGGACCTCGACCGCGCGGTAATCGCCGAACTCGCCCGCGGTGGTTGTCGCATCGTGCTCGCTCCGGAGCTGCTGGACACCCTGGCCACCAGCCGCCGCGCCACACTGCACGATCTCGAGGGCCGAACTGTCTACGGCGTCAACACGGGCATGGGCGCGCTGGCGGGCGTGCTTCTGGACCCTGTCGCGCAGGCCCGGCACCAGGACACGCTCATGACCGGACGCGCGGTCGGCTCGGCCCCCTGGTTGCGCACCGATCAGGCTCGCGCACTGCTCGCCGCTCGCCTGCGCACACTCCTGCACCCGTCCGCCGGTGTCTCCCCCGGCCTGTGCCAGGCCCTGGCCGCGCTGCTCGACGCCGGCATCACCCCGGCGATTCCGTCCCGCGGAAACGGCGCAGCAGGCGAAATAATCCCCCTGGCCCACGCCGGCGCAGTCCTGAACGGCACGGGCCACGTCCTGAACACCCCTACGACTGTCATACCTCCACCCCGCGACGCGACATCCTCCGGCGCGGCGACCGGAAAGTTGTGCGTTGCGGCCTCATCGCCGATCGGCGAGTCGGTGCTCGACGCGGCCGATGCGTTGTTCGAGGCTGGGCTTTCTCCGCGGCCGTTCGGCCTCAAGGAGGGCATCGCATTTCTGGAGGGCGTGCCCGGATCGACCGGTCTGGCCATCCTGGCGGGCGACGCCGCACGCGCGCTTGTTGCGCAGATCGTCCGTGTCCTGGCTGCCTCGCACGATGTCGTTCGGGCCAGCCGCGACCCGTTGCACGCGGGGCTGGCCGACAGTGACGAATTGCGCGTGATCCTGCGCGAGGTGCGCGCATTGCGCGGCGAGGGGCCGGCCGGAGCGTTGCAGGCCCCGGTGTCGTTCCGCGTCACCGCTCCCGCCCTGGCCGTCGCCCGCCGAGCGATCGACGCGCTCGACGCGGCCGCCGACCGCGCGCTCGTTTCGGTCACGGACTCTCCTGCGCATCTTGACGGGGAGTTCGTGGGGACGTTCGGGTTCGCCGGCACCGACCTCACCGCGGCCATGTCCGCCCTGAGCACTGCGCTGATGCATCTGGCCGAACTGGGCACAGCACGGCTGCATCGGCTGCTCGACACGAACCTGACCGGACTCAATCGCCAGCTCTCCGAATCCCCTGGGCTGCACGCGGGCATGGCAACCGTGCATAAACGTGCAGTCGGCGTTGCGCATCGGCTGCGCAGGTTCGCCGTTCCTGCCTTGTCCGGCGCGATCGAGACGTCGCTCGGTCAGGAGGACGTGCAGAGCTTCGCCCTGGAGGCCGCGGAATGCCTCGACGAGGTGATCACGGGACTGCGCGAGGTGCTGGCGTGCGAACTGCTCGCGGTCGTGCAGGCCGGGCGGCTGAGCGGGACGGCGCTTCTGCCGGAGTTCGACGGGTTGCTGCCGCCGGGAACCGCCGACCGGCCCTGGGGACGAGACATCGACACGATCGTCGGCAAGCTGCGGGAACTCTGAGCGGCCCGCTCTAGATCGCGCAGGTCGAGCCGCGCACGATCAGCTCCGGGCGGAACAGCGGCACTCCCCCGGGCGCCTCCAGCTGGCTGACCGCCGCCTGCACGATGGCGTCCTCGTCCCACGCCATCGTGGTCAGGCCGGGCTCGACCAGAACCGCGAGCTGGTGGTCGTCGTAGCCGATCACCGACAGGTCCTCGGGGATGCGCAGACCTTGTTCGCGGGCGGCTCGGTAGACGGCGAAGGCCAGCGAGTCGCTCAGGCAGAACACGCCGGTCGGACGGTGCGAGCCGGACAGCAGGCCGGCCACGATCTCGACGGCCTCGTCGGTGGCGGCGGGGGCCGAGATGGCGACCAGGTCGACACCGAGCGCCTCGGCGATCTCGGGCGCGAGCAGCTGGGCCGGGCGGCCGGGGGTGGACGGCAGGGCGGGCGCGAGCAGCCCGATCCGGCGATGGCCGAGCTCGACCAGGTGGGCGAAGGCCGTCCGGACCCCGTACGCGTTGTCGAAAAGCACGCTGCCGGAGCCGGGCCGGGCGGTGAGCGCGTCCCCGATCGAGACGACCGTGACCTCGGGCCCGAGCAGCCGCCAGTAGTCGGCCGTGGGGTCGACGGGTGAGACGAGCGCGCCGTCGACGCGTTGGGCGGCGAACTGCTCGATGATGCGCCGTTCGAGCGCCGGGTCGGCGTCCGCGTCCGCGATGGTGGCGAACCGGCCCTTACCGCGTAAGGCCCGGGTGAGCAGCACCGAAAAGTCCTGCTGCCAGAGGTCGCGCAGGGAACCGGAAACCCCGACCCATCCCGTACGGCCGCTGGCCAGCGCACGGGCGATCGGGTCGACCGTATAGCCCATCTCGTCGGCCAGTTGACGGACGCGAAGAATGGTGGCCGGCGAGCCTCGGATGCCGCGCAACGCGTACGAGGTCGCGGCCAGCGACAGCCCCGCGGCGGTGGCGAGATCCTGCAGGGTCCGCCGCCCCTGCTGCCGTGACATCGGCCGAATGTAACACTGCCGCTGCGCCCCCACGGTCCCGCCGCGAAGAGGACGAAAACGCAGCCAGCCTCCGCGGGCACCAGGCCGCGGAGGGCCACCGAAGAGCAGGCGGCCGAGGTCCGGGCTGTCGACCGGAGAGGCCTGACATCACGGGCGGGAGGTGGTGATGCCGTCCAGGACGGTCGTCAGGTTCCGGTGGAACGTCTGCTCGGGTTCGAGGTGGGCGCCGTCGTGGACGAGGCGGGCCACTGTCGGATAGCGGCCGGTTTCGAGCATGCGGGTCAGGTAGGGGCCGAGGGCGCTCTGCCAGGCGGCCTCGTCGGTGCCGGTGGCCCGTGCGACCTGCCGTTCGGTGATCTCCGCGCGGAGGGCCCCGATCAGGAAGGCGTTGAGGACGCCCAGGGCCTGCTGCAGTGACTCCACACCGTCCAAGCCGGGCGCGGAGCTCAGCGCCGCGGCGGTTGCCTCCCCCACGGCCAGCGCGTTCGGCCCGAGATGGGGCCGGGACCCGAGCAGGTCGGCGAACCATTCGTGGTCGAGGGCGGCCGTGCGGGTGCGGTGCGCGATCGCCACGAGCGTGGCCCGCCAGCCGGACTCGGGACCGGTGACGGCGATCTCGGCGTAGACGGCGTCGACCATCAGGTCGAGCAACTCCGAGCGGTTAGTCACGTAGTCGTAGAGGCGCATGGGCCCGACGCCGAGTTCGTTGGCGATCTTGCGTACGGACACGCCGTCGAGGCCGTGGGAGTCGGCCAGGCCGATGGCGGTGGCGGCGATCTTCGCGCGGCTCAGCGCGACCGGCGCCGCCCGGGGTTGCGGCTCGGGGCGTTCCCAGACGGGCGGCGGCGCGCTACCGTACGGCGTATCCACGAGGTACATCGTACGGTAAGGGGACCGGTCATGCACATTGCGATCGCGGGTGGCGGGCTGGGCGGCCTCACCCTGGCCCGGATCCTGCGCCGTCACGACATCGAAGCGGCGCTGTACGAGCGCGACGCGAGCCGCGTCGCGCGATCGCAGGGCGGCCTGCTCGACCTGCACCCGGAGTCGGGGCAGCGGGCCCTCGCGGAGGCCGGGCTGACCGGCGAGTTCCGGGCCGAGGCACGGCCGGAGGGCGAGGAGCATCGCATCGTCGACCCGTCGGGCAGCATCCTCGTGCATCACCGTCCCGATCCCGGCTCGTTCGACGGACGGCCCGAGATCGACCGCGGCGTGCTGCGCGATCTGCTGCTCGACGCGCTCCCCGACGATGCGGTGACCTGGGGGCACCGGATCGCCGCGGCGGCACCCCGGCCCGGCGGCGGCTTCTGGCTCGCGTTCAGCGACGGCACCGGCGCGGACTGCGACGTCCTCGTCGGCGCGGACGGCGCCCGCTCGGCCGTCCGGCCGCTGCTGACCGACGCTCCGCTGGCCACCGTGGCCGTCCTGGCCGAGCTCACCATCGGCGACGCCGACCACCGCCATCCGGAGCTGGCCGCGCTGGTCGGGCCGGGCAACCTCTGGTGCGTCGGCGCGAGCCGGATCCTGGCCGCACAACGTCAGCGTGACGGCAGCCTCCGGGTCGGCGTCACGCTGCCGCCCGGCTCGCGCCAACCGCGCAGCTACGGCAGCAAACGCGCATTGCTCGAGCAGTTCGACGGGTGGAGTCCCGGCCTCACCGCGCTCATCGAGGAGGCCGACGGCCCACCGGTCGTCCGGCGGATCGAGGCGCTGCCCACCGGCACACGCTGGCCCCACCGGCCGGGCCTGACCCTGATCGGCGACGCCGCGCACCTCATGCCACCGGTCGGTGAGGGCGCCAACCAGGCGATGCTGGACGCGGCCGAACTGGCCACCGCGCTGGCCGCCGACGGAGTGCACGGAATCCGCGCGTACGAGGAAGCGATGTTCGCCCGGATCCACCCGGTCGCCGAGATGTCGGCACGGGTCCAGGCGATGATGCTCGCTCCCACCGCCGCCACCGACATCGTCCGCTTCTTCACACCGGCGACCTGAGGAATGACGCCCGGCAGCGTTCGCATCGCGCTCCTTGCCGCGCGCACTGACTGACGCATCCAGGAGAACCGAGGTACTGACCACCGACATGCGCCGGCGAACTGAGCCGCTGGCATCGTGCCTCAGCACGTGCGCACTTACCGAGACCCCGAGGCACAATCCGCCGGCACACGCCGACGACCTGAACCGCCCGGCATCACGTCCCCAAACGTGCGCACTACCCGACGCAATCCAGCACACCCCGCATGCAGACCGCCGACTTCGATCACTTCTGCGCGCCGGCGCATTGCGGCGGCGTGGGCGGTCCGTGCGGGTGTTCCGTGCGTGAAGTCCGCGTTCGGCGATGCATTACCTTCTCGCGATCGTCTTTGTCCGTCGGCGGCGGAGCTTGGACGCCGGCTACTCAATCCGAAAGTCCGGTGCCTGAGAACACATTGCCTTTTGCGGGGGGAAGCGCTTCACTTTCCCTACGAGTGAAGCGCTTCCCTATCGCACAAGGAGTCACGATGGTGATCGACTGTCATCAGCATCTGTGGCCCCAGCGCTTGGTCGAGGCGTTGCGTCGCCGCCACTCCTACCCGTTCATGCGGGGCTGGACGTTGCATCTGGCGGGTGAGAGCCCGTACGAGGTCGATCCGCAAGCGCACAACGTCGAGCACCGCCGCGGCACTGAGCGTGCCGACCGGGTGCTCGTTTCGCTCTCCAGCCCGCTCGGCATCGAGCATCTGCCCGCGCACGACGGCGCCGAACTGATCGACATCTGGCACGAGAGCGCGCTCGAACTGGGCGATCCCTTCCACGTCTGGGCCGCCGCCGGGGTGGCCGAGCCCGATCCCGACGGCCTGGCCAAGGTGCTGCGCGAGGAGCGCGTGGCCGGGCTGCAGCTGCCGGCCACCGCGCTGGCCGACCCGCGTGGCATCGAGCATGTTGCGCCACTGCTCGACGAGGCGGTCAAGGCGAACAAGCCCGTGCTCGTGCATCCCGGCCCGGCGCCGGCCTGCGATCCGGACCTGCCGTCCTGGTGGCCGGCCCTGGTGCCGTACGTGTCCCAGATGCACCAGGCCTGGCTCGCCTGGCACGTGGCGGGCCGCGCGGAGGTGCGCATCGGTTTTGTCGCGCTGGCCGGGCTGGCCCCGCTGCACCATGAACGGCTGGCCGCGCGCGGCGGCCGGCTGGGTGCGCTCAATGCCAACGTCTTCTACGAGACCTCGTCGTACGGCACCAGGGCCATCGACGCCCTGGTCCGCGTGGTCGGCGTCGACCCGATCGTGTCCGGATCCGACCGCCCGTACGCGGAGGCCACCGACCCGCAACTGGGCCCGGCTTTCACGCACGCCTTGTTCACCGCCAACCCCCACCACTTTCTGACAGGAGATGCGCGATGACGGTTCTGCCGGCCCTGCCCGGTCGGGTTCTCGATCTGCACGAGCTCAAGAGCTGGGTGGCCGACCTGGCTGCGCGGCCCGAGTTGTGGGAGCACTTGGTCAAGCACGACACGG from the Paractinoplanes abujensis genome contains:
- a CDS encoding alpha/beta hydrolase family protein encodes the protein MRRRSLLAAVLTSAVAMPLGAAKATAAPVRLTLPRPTGPHPIGVVDLHLADRRRSRELMASVWYPSTRDARRHPVAPWMPAASWHALLESVGLDAAEAPRTAGHVGAPVLGGRRPIVLYSHGNDTCRAETTIVVQELVSHGYVVATVDHTGDSYSQLPDGRVLVPGEDSFTPWDSAYDVRLLLDHLERRATARRGWGAALDMRRVGMFGWSKGATSTALVMNTDPRVRAGIGFDGEMQSQPPVDGLDRPFLLLSADFARNTEPSVEEFWQKLRGWRLNVHAVGAAHGSYNDQQWLVPQIAPLIGMSEADYLDWCGTLDPARAVRIQQAYPLAFFDQHLRDRRQPLLDGPSPAFPEVEFVR
- a CDS encoding MurR/RpiR family transcriptional regulator, coding for MTLEKRLDTGRAEDWLLDLAQRHRLSPTQRQIVQRMLGMFPDVAFLSTIEIAEQTGVSQPTVTRLATALGFAGYPEFRAAMREVVLSRNADIPDRHSAVDLEVANLGALKRVLDADRMAAAVRLLAATAPLGVVGLRASAALADYFGYFARRVLPGVQVATDAGCLDDTLLELRDQGASAVLFFAMPRYPAATVEALRLARRLGLATVVVTDSALVPFAPDADVLLVAPVGTGLVFDSHAAVVVLAISLLDAIAGTDPVRTQERLEAHEALVQRWAY
- a CDS encoding ornithine cyclodeaminase family protein; the encoded protein is MIHSPAALWIRFLNAADIDTLAITAADVIAAVENVVAAHGRGETVFEPRTHLVPNNGGIGHFNVLRGHVDTLGEQGLSGVKVVGDFVPNYRKGLPSELALMNVYDPTTGVPLSIMDATWITEVRTGAMTAVGAKYLARADSRILGHVGARGTAFANVTMLDSLFPLTEIRVTSRRPESREAFAEQLRAVTDTPVRAVATADEAFDGADILVEASRLEKPTPLLRTAAVRPGAFVVPYGTVSAVELDLLDVMDKVVVDDWRESQSGRFGALRAHVDTGRLSEQTLYAQIGAIVSGQKPGRETDSERILFWHRGLSILDVALAHLILTRAEAADAGTMLRYR
- a CDS encoding aromatic amino acid lyase, with the protein product MRLVPIARPQDLDRAVIAELARGGCRIVLAPELLDTLATSRRATLHDLEGRTVYGVNTGMGALAGVLLDPVAQARHQDTLMTGRAVGSAPWLRTDQARALLAARLRTLLHPSAGVSPGLCQALAALLDAGITPAIPSRGNGAAGEIIPLAHAGAVLNGTGHVLNTPTTVIPPPRDATSSGAATGKLCVAASSPIGESVLDAADALFEAGLSPRPFGLKEGIAFLEGVPGSTGLAILAGDAARALVAQIVRVLAASHDVVRASRDPLHAGLADSDELRVILREVRALRGEGPAGALQAPVSFRVTAPALAVARRAIDALDAAADRALVSVTDSPAHLDGEFVGTFGFAGTDLTAAMSALSTALMHLAELGTARLHRLLDTNLTGLNRQLSESPGLHAGMATVHKRAVGVAHRLRRFAVPALSGAIETSLGQEDVQSFALEAAECLDEVITGLREVLACELLAVVQAGRLSGTALLPEFDGLLPPGTADRPWGRDIDTIVGKLREL
- a CDS encoding LacI family DNA-binding transcriptional regulator translates to MSRQQGRRTLQDLATAAGLSLAATSYALRGIRGSPATILRVRQLADEMGYTVDPIARALASGRTGWVGVSGSLRDLWQQDFSVLLTRALRGKGRFATIADADADPALERRIIEQFAAQRVDGALVSPVDPTADYWRLLGPEVTVVSIGDALTARPGSGSVLFDNAYGVRTAFAHLVELGHRRIGLLAPALPSTPGRPAQLLAPEIAEALGVDLVAISAPAATDEAVEIVAGLLSGSHRPTGVFCLSDSLAFAVYRAAREQGLRIPEDLSVIGYDDHQLAVLVEPGLTTMAWDEDAIVQAAVSQLEAPGGVPLFRPELIVRGSTCAI
- a CDS encoding TetR/AcrR family transcriptional regulator → MYLVDTPYGSAPPPVWERPEPQPRAAPVALSRAKIAATAIGLADSHGLDGVSVRKIANELGVGPMRLYDYVTNRSELLDLMVDAVYAEIAVTGPESGWRATLVAIAHRTRTAALDHEWFADLLGSRPHLGPNALAVGEATAAALSSAPGLDGVESLQQALGVLNAFLIGALRAEITERQVARATGTDEAAWQSALGPYLTRMLETGRYPTVARLVHDGAHLEPEQTFHRNLTTVLDGITTSRP
- a CDS encoding FAD-dependent oxidoreductase, encoding MHIAIAGGGLGGLTLARILRRHDIEAALYERDASRVARSQGGLLDLHPESGQRALAEAGLTGEFRAEARPEGEEHRIVDPSGSILVHHRPDPGSFDGRPEIDRGVLRDLLLDALPDDAVTWGHRIAAAAPRPGGGFWLAFSDGTGADCDVLVGADGARSAVRPLLTDAPLATVAVLAELTIGDADHRHPELAALVGPGNLWCVGASRILAAQRQRDGSLRVGVTLPPGSRQPRSYGSKRALLEQFDGWSPGLTALIEEADGPPVVRRIEALPTGTRWPHRPGLTLIGDAAHLMPPVGEGANQAMLDAAELATALAADGVHGIRAYEEAMFARIHPVAEMSARVQAMMLAPTAATDIVRFFTPAT
- a CDS encoding amidohydrolase; this translates as MVIDCHQHLWPQRLVEALRRRHSYPFMRGWTLHLAGESPYEVDPQAHNVEHRRGTERADRVLVSLSSPLGIEHLPAHDGAELIDIWHESALELGDPFHVWAAAGVAEPDPDGLAKVLREERVAGLQLPATALADPRGIEHVAPLLDEAVKANKPVLVHPGPAPACDPDLPSWWPALVPYVSQMHQAWLAWHVAGRAEVRIGFVALAGLAPLHHERLAARGGRLGALNANVFYETSSYGTRAIDALVRVVGVDPIVSGSDRPYAEATDPQLGPAFTHALFTANPHHFLTGDAR